One genomic region from Alteromonas pelagimontana encodes:
- a CDS encoding GGDEF domain-containing protein, translating to MLFTFALPPSSHFEKGRSVHFARLFLLCMWLGHCCLSARHLDQMMIYVVGYNFFTLASAYLLFMTVIKRYGHVIRRRSFHLILAHMAVNQFATLFFYLVYDIVAAREMILLVSCSIPLIMTTLRIRHYIGNDSSGDRVIFVGMLCAQGILFLGSPLYLFNGAGSELRQTFIQFGLILVMMILFMLGFVVSVLHSLVRRLRSQVYIDPLTGCKNRHYFYDMAPKFGAHAARAGHDLSVVVCDIDHFKAINDKHGHVVGDKALKQFAKIVGAGLRKEDSLIRLGGEEFLILSPNCSLNQAYAMAERLRELVCEQPMRFKEASFTLTASFGVGAIAPKSDIFKGISEADGALYEAKSQGRNQVIAVGI from the coding sequence ATGCTCTTCACCTTTGCGTTACCTCCATCTTCTCATTTTGAAAAAGGACGTTCTGTCCACTTTGCCAGGCTATTTCTTCTATGTATGTGGCTAGGCCATTGTTGCTTATCTGCGCGTCATCTCGATCAAATGATGATATACGTAGTCGGATACAACTTCTTTACCCTCGCAAGCGCCTACCTACTGTTCATGACAGTGATTAAGCGCTATGGGCATGTTATACGCCGCCGTAGCTTTCATTTGATACTGGCACATATGGCAGTAAACCAATTTGCCACGCTGTTTTTCTACCTTGTTTACGATATTGTAGCGGCAAGAGAAATGATTTTGCTGGTCAGTTGTTCCATCCCATTGATCATGACTACGCTGCGTATTCGTCACTATATTGGAAATGACAGCAGCGGAGACAGAGTAATATTTGTAGGGATGCTGTGCGCACAGGGAATTTTGTTTTTGGGCTCTCCCTTATACTTATTTAATGGAGCCGGATCTGAGCTTCGCCAAACCTTCATTCAATTCGGCCTTATATTGGTAATGATGATCTTATTTATGCTGGGGTTTGTGGTAAGTGTGTTGCACTCTCTGGTGCGGCGACTGCGTTCCCAGGTCTACATCGACCCGTTAACCGGTTGTAAAAATCGCCATTATTTTTATGATATGGCACCTAAGTTTGGTGCACATGCTGCACGTGCAGGACACGATTTGTCGGTGGTGGTTTGTGATATCGATCATTTTAAAGCAATCAATGACAAACACGGGCATGTCGTCGGTGATAAAGCATTAAAGCAGTTCGCCAAAATCGTAGGCGCAGGATTGCGTAAAGAAGATTCACTCATTCGATTAGGTGGTGAAGAATTTCTTATTCTTTCACCCAATTGCAGTTTAAATCAGGCTTACGCCATGGCAGAACGCCTCAGAGAACTGGTGTGTGAGCAACCCATGCGCTTTAAAGAAGCCTCTTTTACGCTTACCGCGTCTTTTGGCGTAGGAGCAATTGCTCCCAAAAGCGATATTTTTAAAGGTATAAGCGAGGCCGATGGTGCGTTATACGAAGCGAAATCTCAGGGGCGTAACCAGGTAATAGCAGTGGGAATCTAA
- a CDS encoding phosphoglycerate kinase, whose translation MTIPTMQDFSLDGQRVLIRQDLNVPIKEGKVTSDARIKASIPTLQAALDAGAAVMVMSHLGRPTEGKPEEEFSLQPVVDYLNDALDVPVKLVKNYLDGVKDVSPGEVVILENVRFNKGEKEDDEALAKQYAALCDIFVMDAFGTAHRAQASTHGVAKFAPKACAGPLLAAELDALGKALDKPARPMVAIVGGSKVSSKLTVLKSLAEKVDQLIVGGGIANTFIAAQGYEVGKSLVETDLIEEAKRLVADAKANGGDIPVPTDVVVGKAFSESTPATLKAVDSIDADDMVFDIGPDSVAVLVDILKNAGTIVWNGPVGVFEFEQFSAGTKAIAQAIAESEAFSIAGGGDTLAAVDKYEIADKISYISTGGGAFLEFLEGKTLPAVAVLEEKNK comes from the coding sequence ATGACGATTCCAACTATGCAAGATTTCTCGCTGGACGGCCAGCGAGTCCTGATCCGTCAGGATCTGAATGTGCCGATAAAAGAAGGCAAAGTCACCTCTGATGCAAGGATCAAAGCGTCGATTCCTACTCTTCAAGCCGCTTTGGATGCAGGCGCAGCCGTCATGGTTATGTCTCACCTGGGGCGCCCGACTGAAGGGAAGCCGGAAGAAGAATTTTCTTTACAACCCGTCGTTGACTATCTCAACGATGCGCTGGATGTACCGGTAAAACTGGTAAAAAATTATCTTGATGGCGTAAAAGATGTGTCGCCGGGCGAAGTCGTTATTCTGGAGAATGTGCGCTTTAACAAAGGCGAAAAAGAAGATGATGAAGCGTTGGCAAAGCAATATGCAGCCCTTTGCGACATCTTCGTAATGGATGCTTTTGGTACTGCTCACAGAGCTCAGGCTTCTACCCACGGTGTGGCCAAATTTGCTCCTAAAGCCTGCGCGGGTCCTTTACTTGCAGCAGAGTTGGATGCTTTAGGCAAAGCATTAGATAAACCTGCACGTCCGATGGTAGCGATTGTCGGGGGCTCGAAAGTGTCCTCAAAATTAACCGTACTGAAATCGCTGGCAGAAAAAGTCGATCAGTTGATCGTCGGCGGCGGTATAGCTAACACTTTCATTGCTGCCCAAGGGTATGAAGTGGGTAAATCATTGGTTGAAACCGATCTGATTGAGGAAGCCAAGCGTCTTGTTGCTGATGCCAAGGCTAATGGTGGAGATATTCCTGTACCTACTGATGTTGTGGTGGGAAAAGCCTTTTCAGAGTCGACGCCAGCAACTTTAAAAGCTGTCGACAGTATTGATGCCGATGACATGGTATTTGATATTGGTCCGGATTCCGTTGCTGTGTTAGTGGATATCTTGAAAAATGCCGGCACGATTGTATGGAACGGCCCCGTCGGTGTATTTGAATTTGAGCAGTTCAGCGCAGGTACAAAAGCAATCGCGCAGGCCATTGCAGAAAGTGAAGCGTTTTCGATTGCGGGGGGCGGCGATACGCTGGCAGCGGTAGATAAATACGAAATTGCAGATAAAATATCTTATATCTCGACCGGTGGTGGTGCTTTTCTGGAATTTTTAGAAGGGAAAACATTACCCGCAGTTGCCGTGCTAGAAGAAAAAAATAAATAA
- a CDS encoding fructose bisphosphate aldolase, protein MASQAQQAMLNKIKVQKGFIAALDQSGGSTPKALRLYGIEESAYRNDEEMFTTVHQMRTRIIASEAFNGDRILGAILFENTLERDIEGIPVAKYLWEKKRIVPFLKVDKGLTDEVNGVQTMKPMPALEALLAKATAQNVFGTKMRSVVKLANHEGIKAVVEQQFEIGKQILAAGLVPIIEPEVDIKSPQKAEAEALLKLEILTQLNLLNEDQQVMLKLTLPAKPNFYKELVDHPKVLKVVALSGGYSREDANAKLKENKGVIASFSRALTEGVSATQSQAEFESTLDKAIASIYEASKS, encoded by the coding sequence ATGGCATCACAAGCTCAACAAGCCATGCTTAATAAAATCAAAGTTCAAAAAGGTTTTATTGCGGCCTTGGATCAAAGTGGCGGAAGCACACCAAAAGCGCTACGTCTTTACGGCATTGAAGAATCAGCTTATCGTAATGATGAAGAAATGTTCACAACCGTGCATCAAATGCGTACCCGTATCATTGCCAGCGAGGCGTTTAACGGCGATCGTATATTAGGCGCTATTTTGTTTGAAAATACGCTTGAAAGAGATATTGAAGGCATACCCGTAGCGAAGTATCTCTGGGAGAAAAAGCGCATTGTGCCTTTTCTTAAAGTAGATAAAGGTTTAACTGATGAAGTTAACGGCGTGCAAACAATGAAACCCATGCCCGCTCTTGAAGCGCTGTTAGCAAAAGCCACCGCACAAAATGTCTTTGGCACAAAAATGCGTTCGGTAGTAAAGCTGGCTAATCACGAAGGCATTAAGGCCGTTGTTGAGCAGCAGTTTGAAATAGGTAAGCAGATTCTTGCAGCTGGACTGGTTCCCATTATTGAACCTGAGGTGGATATCAAAAGTCCGCAAAAGGCCGAAGCAGAAGCCTTACTCAAACTGGAGATTTTGACGCAGCTTAACTTGCTGAACGAAGACCAGCAGGTGATGCTTAAACTTACTCTTCCTGCCAAACCTAATTTTTATAAAGAATTAGTGGATCATCCGAAAGTATTAAAAGTAGTGGCGTTATCTGGCGGTTATTCCCGTGAAGATGCTAATGCCAAACTAAAGGAAAACAAGGGCGTGATTGCGAGCTTTTCCCGTGCTTTAACTGAGGGAGTCTCTGCTACACAATCTCAAGCGGAATTCGAAAGCACCTTGGACAAGGCGATCGCGTCTATTTATGAGGCGTCAAAGTCATAG
- the epd gene encoding erythrose-4-phosphate dehydrogenase: MVRVAINGFGRVGRNLLRALYETQRTNLIQVVAINDIAKPEGIAHLLKYDTAHGRFGFPVELRQNELHVDGNPIRLLAQPAIDMLPWRDLGVDIVLECTGVNDDRRAGQAHLDAGARAVLFSQPGSADLDNTIIFGSNEDTLTADHRLVSNGSCTTNCIVPVIQVLDNAFGVLSGTITTIHASMHDQQVIDAYHDDLRRTRAASQSIIPVDTRLARGIERILPKFAGKFEAIAVRVPTINVTAMDLSVTLNTEVTIADVNNALKQAREGRLEGILEYTEEPLVSVDFNHDPHSSIVDGTQTRVSHRQLVKTLVWCDNEWGFANRMIDTTLAMYRAGVTNS; encoded by the coding sequence ATGGTAAGAGTTGCCATCAACGGGTTTGGCCGGGTTGGCCGTAACCTGTTGCGTGCGCTGTATGAAACTCAACGCACAAATCTGATACAGGTGGTGGCAATAAATGATATCGCCAAACCTGAGGGCATTGCCCATCTTTTAAAATACGATACCGCTCATGGGCGTTTTGGCTTTCCTGTAGAGCTGAGACAAAACGAGCTGCATGTTGATGGAAACCCCATTCGTCTACTTGCTCAACCCGCTATAGATATGTTGCCGTGGCGGGATTTGGGCGTAGATATTGTGCTTGAATGCACGGGGGTTAATGATGATCGCCGCGCCGGCCAGGCACACTTGGATGCCGGAGCTAGAGCGGTGCTATTTTCTCAGCCCGGGAGTGCCGATCTGGATAACACGATTATTTTTGGTAGTAACGAGGATACGTTAACTGCTGATCATCGGCTGGTTTCCAACGGTTCTTGTACCACTAACTGTATAGTGCCCGTAATTCAGGTGCTGGATAACGCTTTTGGGGTGCTAAGCGGGACTATCACCACGATTCATGCCTCCATGCATGATCAACAGGTGATTGACGCGTACCATGATGATTTAAGACGCACCCGGGCGGCCAGTCAATCCATCATTCCTGTTGATACACGCTTGGCACGAGGGATTGAGCGGATTTTACCTAAGTTCGCAGGGAAGTTTGAAGCCATTGCGGTGCGCGTACCGACTATCAACGTGACGGCAATGGACCTTAGTGTCACACTTAATACCGAAGTCACCATTGCTGATGTGAATAATGCGCTTAAGCAGGCACGCGAAGGGCGGCTCGAGGGTATTTTGGAATACACCGAAGAACCTCTGGTCTCTGTAGATTTTAATCATGATCCTCATTCAAGCATTGTTGACGGCACCCAAACCCGGGTCAGCCACCGTCAACTGGTAAAAACACTGGTTTGGTGTGACAACGAATGGGGATTCGCCAATCGCATGATCGATACGACTTTGGCAATGTATCGTGCTGGCGTAACGAATTCGTAG
- the ppk1 gene encoding polyphosphate kinase 1 — protein sequence MENIELYYPKELSWLAFNERVLQEAADKNNPAVERIRFLGIYSNNLDEFYRVRAADVKRQITIAQNEEQDAEAANLMALMEQIQKKVVELSVKFDEIHKEVLRTLARYHIYILRKNHLNDYQKTWAKNFFVNKILRHIAPILIDKKTDLLTRINGTAVYLYVAIRRKDRTTRYAAVQVPAAEMSRFVQIPPEKSRKKKHIVLLDDIIQLCLEEIFRGFIKYDSLEAFSFKVTRDSEYSINNEIDESYVEKMSESMKQRLIAEPVRVIYDNHMPEDMVQDLRKRLKVTRLDTMHAAGHYRNFKDFISFPNVGRDYLEHSKLPAIDTREFSQYNTVFDAITAHDILLYYPYHRFLHFTEFVRQAAFDPSVKTIRINIYRVASNSRIVNSLIDAVDNGKKVTVVVELRARFDEEANIEWSKRMTDAGIRVVLGVPTLKIHSKLCIVTREERGALVNYAHFGTGNFNEKTAKIYTDFSLFTRNQELAEEAVGVFDLIQYPYRRYKFHHLQISPLNARTRIQSLIRQEIQFLKEGHEAQITFKINNLVDKELIDDLYRASQAGVRIRGIVRGMCSLVTGLAGISENIEIISIVDRFLEHPRAMVFEGGGDRKVYISSADWMTRNMDNRIEVGCPIYDRRLQQRIVDILEMQFQDTLKARVIDKDQTNRYVRRGNRKKLRSQIETYVYLQQLEKE from the coding sequence ATGGAAAACATAGAGTTGTATTATCCGAAAGAACTTAGCTGGCTTGCTTTCAATGAGCGCGTCTTACAGGAAGCTGCTGATAAAAATAATCCGGCAGTTGAGCGCATTCGATTTTTAGGTATTTACTCAAATAATCTGGATGAATTTTACCGGGTCCGCGCCGCCGATGTAAAACGCCAGATTACTATTGCCCAGAACGAAGAGCAGGATGCAGAAGCCGCCAACCTGATGGCGCTAATGGAGCAAATCCAAAAGAAAGTGGTGGAGTTATCGGTTAAGTTCGATGAAATACACAAAGAAGTGCTGCGGACGCTGGCGCGATATCACATCTACATTTTGCGTAAAAACCATCTCAACGACTATCAAAAGACCTGGGCAAAAAACTTCTTTGTCAACAAAATACTACGGCACATCGCCCCTATCCTCATTGATAAAAAAACAGACCTACTTACGCGGATAAATGGCACGGCGGTTTATCTCTATGTTGCCATTCGCCGCAAAGACAGAACCACACGCTACGCCGCAGTACAGGTACCGGCGGCGGAAATGTCGCGTTTTGTGCAAATTCCGCCGGAAAAAAGCCGCAAGAAAAAACATATCGTGCTGCTAGACGACATTATACAGCTTTGCCTGGAGGAAATTTTTCGCGGTTTCATTAAGTATGATTCTCTGGAAGCTTTTTCTTTTAAAGTTACCCGGGATTCTGAATATTCCATTAATAATGAAATTGATGAAAGTTACGTAGAAAAGATGTCGGAAAGCATGAAGCAGCGCTTAATTGCTGAACCCGTGCGGGTAATTTATGACAACCACATGCCAGAAGACATGGTTCAGGATCTGCGCAAGCGCTTGAAGGTAACGCGTCTTGATACTATGCATGCTGCTGGGCATTATCGCAATTTTAAAGACTTTATCAGTTTTCCGAATGTGGGCAGAGATTATCTCGAACACAGCAAACTTCCCGCTATCGATACGCGGGAGTTTTCGCAATACAATACGGTGTTTGATGCAATTACTGCTCACGATATCCTGCTGTACTACCCTTATCACCGTTTTTTGCATTTTACCGAATTCGTGCGTCAGGCAGCCTTCGATCCAAGCGTAAAAACTATTCGCATCAATATTTACCGGGTTGCCAGTAATTCTCGTATTGTTAATTCGTTAATAGACGCCGTAGACAACGGCAAAAAAGTTACCGTTGTGGTGGAACTGCGTGCCCGCTTTGATGAAGAAGCCAACATTGAATGGTCAAAACGTATGACCGATGCTGGCATTCGCGTGGTGCTGGGAGTACCGACCTTAAAAATTCACAGTAAGCTATGTATTGTGACGCGGGAGGAGCGTGGGGCGCTGGTTAATTATGCGCACTTTGGTACCGGTAACTTCAATGAAAAAACCGCGAAAATTTACACCGATTTTAGTTTGTTCACACGCAATCAGGAACTGGCAGAAGAAGCAGTAGGCGTATTTGACCTTATCCAGTACCCTTACCGGCGGTATAAATTCCATCATCTGCAGATCTCTCCGCTGAACGCGCGCACCCGTATACAATCACTCATTCGTCAGGAAATTCAGTTTCTTAAAGAAGGTCATGAAGCACAAATTACCTTTAAAATTAACAACCTGGTGGATAAAGAACTGATTGATGATTTGTACCGCGCCAGTCAGGCTGGCGTAAGAATTCGTGGAATTGTCCGTGGCATGTGCTCATTAGTCACCGGACTAGCGGGTATAAGTGAAAACATTGAGATAATTTCTATTGTAGATCGCTTTTTAGAACACCCGCGTGCTATGGTGTTTGAAGGGGGAGGCGATAGAAAAGTCTATATTTCATCAGCCGATTGGATGACGCGAAATATGGATAACCGCATAGAAGTGGGGTGCCCTATTTATGACAGGCGATTGCAACAACGTATCGTGGATATTCTGGAAATGCAATTTCAAGACACCCTTAAAGCCCGTGTCATCGATAAAGATCAAACAAACCGCTACGTTCGGCGCGGGAACCGTAAAAAATTGCGCTCGCAGATCGAAACCTACGTCTATCTACAACAGCTTGAAAAAGAGTAA
- the ppx gene encoding exopolyphosphatase has protein sequence MTQHESAFDSVESREISKIAALDIGSNSFHLVVARVVAGSVQILHRVKQKVRLAAGLDDNDILSQDAIDRGLQTLRIVAESLQGFEPDSVRIVATHTLRRARNARDFINAARRILPYPVDVISGTEEARLIYSGVAHTNHSDGQRLVVDIGGGSTELVIGEGFDPIVCRSLQMGCVSYTKRFFADGQLDETSFAKAITAAEQELEHIEAKFKRLGWIHCIGTSGTIKTLFNLVQTDRTNSHDVPVTLKSLKSLMSEFIRVGHINHLSMPEISEDRRTVIAAGLAILIAIFELLDIEGMVYSPAALREGVLYQMEDELHNADIRSRTASSLATRYDVDTKQANMVLNTTLDLLNRCAKNWKLDRTDYKSMLGWAALLHEIGLQINSRGVQRHSAYILANVDMPGFTQEQQELLATLLRFHRKKIKINELPAFYQYEENVVKKLIAILRLGVLLNIKRQETFVPDFVADITKNSLTITFPEDWLAQRPIISADLERESAYWRALDLKLQVM, from the coding sequence ATGACACAGCACGAATCTGCTTTTGACAGTGTAGAAAGCCGTGAAATCAGTAAAATTGCGGCGTTAGACATAGGTTCGAACAGCTTCCATTTAGTGGTTGCAAGAGTGGTTGCCGGATCCGTGCAAATACTTCATCGTGTAAAGCAGAAAGTTCGTTTAGCGGCAGGTCTTGATGATAATGACATTCTGTCACAGGATGCCATTGATCGCGGCCTGCAAACCTTACGGATTGTCGCTGAAAGTCTACAGGGCTTTGAGCCTGATTCAGTACGTATCGTCGCCACCCATACCCTTCGTCGTGCGCGAAACGCCCGTGACTTCATTAATGCGGCGAGGCGAATTTTGCCCTACCCTGTTGATGTCATCTCAGGGACGGAAGAAGCCCGGCTAATTTATTCTGGCGTTGCGCATACCAATCACAGTGATGGTCAGCGCCTGGTTGTGGATATCGGCGGCGGCTCTACAGAGCTGGTTATTGGCGAAGGTTTTGATCCCATAGTTTGTCGTAGCCTGCAAATGGGATGTGTCAGCTATACCAAACGTTTTTTTGCCGATGGCCAACTCGACGAGACATCTTTTGCTAAGGCTATTACGGCGGCAGAGCAAGAGCTTGAGCATATTGAAGCTAAGTTCAAACGCCTGGGCTGGATTCACTGCATTGGCACCTCAGGCACCATTAAGACTCTCTTTAATTTGGTGCAAACAGATAGGACCAATAGTCACGATGTGCCAGTCACCCTGAAAAGCTTAAAATCGCTTATGAGCGAATTTATTAGAGTCGGACATATCAATCATTTATCCATGCCTGAAATCAGCGAAGATCGACGCACGGTGATTGCTGCAGGCCTGGCAATTCTGATAGCCATTTTTGAACTGCTTGATATTGAAGGGATGGTGTATTCGCCAGCGGCGTTGCGTGAAGGTGTGCTATACCAGATGGAGGACGAACTGCATAACGCAGATATTCGTAGTCGCACCGCCTCCAGCCTGGCTACCCGCTATGATGTCGATACCAAACAGGCGAATATGGTATTAAATACCACATTAGATTTACTGAACCGCTGCGCCAAGAACTGGAAGTTAGACAGAACTGACTATAAAAGCATGCTGGGATGGGCGGCATTGCTGCATGAAATCGGGTTGCAAATCAATTCCCGCGGCGTACAAAGACATTCTGCTTACATTCTGGCAAATGTAGACATGCCTGGATTTACGCAGGAACAACAGGAACTGTTGGCCACGTTACTGCGCTTCCATCGCAAGAAAATCAAAATTAATGAGTTACCTGCGTTTTATCAATATGAGGAAAACGTAGTAAAAAAGCTAATCGCCATATTGCGGCTGGGTGTGTTGCTGAACATCAAGCGTCAGGAAACCTTTGTCCCTGACTTTGTCGCAGATATTACTAAAAATTCTCTCACCATTACCTTTCCTGAAGACTGGCTGGCGCAACGTCCCATTATCTCTGCTGATCTAGAACGAGAAAGCGCCTATTGGAGAGCTTTGGATTTAAAATTACAGGTAATGTAA
- a CDS encoding ABC transporter permease subunit: MKSPTTQRHKQRQQRDTRLRIVVTAFGALVLLTLLILIAHLVSQATPLALRPTLTLNHHLYVPAKETILATADVAEGEPLIIRSSDCRISLKTLVKNTLTPFHDYIRPCQYALKVISAAGQNYIVDISPAGLVRVVAVRTLRLQNNIPDNLSSLVRMSAEAPVVSFAVPEAIWKDQQSWSVFLSDEWAVISITTPDNHHVRWINRQNPTKIIEQNFPVDLTVLPLPGTRQTAVLTPERLSFVDIQRGLQTSQSLKEPIVWWQSLPKDRTLLTASGTGEITRWILRNEGGKLVYSPTYRIHLADKEVPLAVRAHASSNALALLTNNQRLLILNRVTGEIVSSTPLPQADTGLAWFGRKIYSYNSAAVSVWKVNYLSGITTWASLFEPQIYEGYDSQQTVWQTSSASDYQEEKYSLIPLLVGSLKASLLALFIAIPVALGAAVYSAYFAHAKLRQWIKPTIEMLEAIPSVLIGFIAAIWLAPMAEQLLFSLGFFLVILPLILFFFALLQHRLSHYFPKLMKSGTELLFVFFGVLLLGFISMKFAPQWIQVLADFIGVSSLTADSDSPLSKTTVVVAIALGIAISPSIYSLTEDAISGVPEHLKHASFALGATRLQTLHRVVLQVALPGILAAIMLGFGRAFGETMILLMVTGNTPVSSWSLLEGLRALTANLAIELPEADVGSIHYQILFFTACILFAFTFIVNTFAELLRHRLRKNAHYG; encoded by the coding sequence ATGAAGTCTCCGACGACCCAAAGACATAAACAACGCCAGCAGAGGGATACCCGGCTACGGATTGTGGTGACTGCCTTTGGTGCACTGGTGTTGCTGACTCTATTGATTCTGATTGCGCATTTGGTGAGCCAGGCGACACCACTAGCTCTGCGACCGACGCTTACCTTAAACCACCACCTCTACGTGCCAGCAAAAGAGACAATTCTGGCCACTGCTGATGTGGCAGAAGGCGAACCATTAATTATTCGCAGTAGTGATTGCCGCATTTCTTTAAAAACCTTGGTGAAAAATACGCTTACGCCTTTTCACGATTATATACGTCCCTGCCAATATGCGCTAAAAGTAATCAGTGCTGCCGGGCAAAATTACATTGTGGACATTTCTCCTGCAGGTTTAGTGCGCGTGGTGGCGGTAAGAACATTGCGGTTACAGAATAACATCCCTGACAACCTATCCTCATTGGTCAGGATGTCAGCCGAAGCACCGGTAGTGTCCTTTGCTGTGCCTGAAGCTATTTGGAAGGATCAACAGTCATGGTCTGTTTTCCTCTCCGATGAATGGGCGGTTATTAGTATTACGACCCCGGATAACCATCATGTGCGCTGGATTAACCGCCAGAATCCCACCAAGATAATTGAACAAAATTTTCCTGTTGATTTAACGGTGTTGCCTCTGCCGGGCACGCGGCAAACCGCTGTGCTCACTCCTGAGCGGCTATCTTTTGTTGATATTCAACGAGGACTACAAACTTCCCAAAGCTTAAAGGAGCCCATTGTCTGGTGGCAAAGCCTGCCCAAAGACCGAACACTTCTGACGGCTTCAGGCACTGGCGAGATCACGCGTTGGATCTTACGAAATGAAGGTGGCAAGCTGGTGTACAGCCCCACTTACCGAATTCATTTGGCCGATAAGGAAGTGCCGCTGGCTGTGCGAGCGCATGCCAGTTCCAATGCTTTGGCTTTGCTGACAAACAACCAGCGTTTGCTTATATTAAATCGTGTAACCGGGGAGATTGTGTCATCGACTCCCTTGCCGCAGGCCGACACTGGCTTAGCCTGGTTTGGTAGAAAAATCTATTCGTATAATTCGGCTGCGGTGTCAGTGTGGAAGGTAAACTATTTATCGGGAATTACCACTTGGGCCTCACTTTTTGAACCGCAAATTTATGAAGGGTATGATAGTCAACAAACGGTGTGGCAAACCTCCAGCGCCTCGGATTATCAGGAAGAAAAATATAGCTTGATTCCATTGCTGGTCGGAAGCTTAAAAGCATCGCTTCTCGCTTTATTCATCGCGATCCCGGTGGCGCTGGGTGCGGCGGTCTATTCGGCTTATTTCGCTCACGCTAAATTGCGCCAGTGGATAAAACCTACTATTGAAATGCTTGAGGCCATTCCTTCGGTGTTGATAGGCTTCATTGCTGCTATCTGGTTAGCACCGATGGCAGAGCAATTACTATTTTCATTAGGTTTCTTTCTTGTGATTCTGCCGCTGATTCTGTTTTTCTTCGCGCTGCTACAGCACCGGCTGTCGCACTATTTCCCCAAACTTATGAAGAGCGGCACCGAGTTGCTGTTTGTTTTCTTTGGTGTACTGCTGCTCGGGTTTATCAGCATGAAATTCGCGCCGCAATGGATACAAGTTTTGGCGGATTTTATTGGCGTGTCGTCGCTTACCGCGGATTCTGACAGTCCATTAAGTAAAACCACTGTCGTCGTGGCAATTGCCTTAGGAATTGCAATTTCACCGAGTATTTATTCGTTGACGGAAGATGCCATTAGCGGCGTGCCAGAGCACTTGAAACATGCCTCTTTTGCGTTGGGAGCCACGCGTTTACAAACGTTACATCGCGTGGTGTTACAAGTGGCGTTACCGGGAATTTTAGCAGCCATTATGCTGGGGTTTGGCCGCGCTTTTGGGGAAACCATGATTTTGCTGATGGTGACGGGAAATACGCCAGTTTCCAGTTGGAGTTTGTTGGAAGGCTTACGGGCGCTGACGGCTAATTTGGCGATAGAATTGCCAGAAGCTGACGTAGGAAGTATTCATTATCAAATTCTTTTTTTCACAGCCTGTATTCTGTTCGCCTTCACATTCATAGTGAATACCTTTGCTGAATTGTTGCGGCATCGCTTACGGAAAAACGCTCATTATGGTTAG
- a CDS encoding glycine cleavage system protein R — translation MQSLVITIMGKDKPGLVDTVAKCVYQHSGNWQGSSFAHMAGLFTGFVEVHVPEDQHDKLVKALNALPDLTVQSVSATTQSSPFSDTLIVEVMGNDKPGIVQELTSILNQFNLNIVSFDSHCESAPNWGSLMFKAKTVIAVPDSFDNSALKTSLEGIANDLVVDITPRL, via the coding sequence ATGCAGTCATTAGTTATCACAATTATGGGCAAGGACAAGCCCGGGCTGGTCGACACTGTCGCCAAGTGCGTGTATCAACACAGCGGCAACTGGCAAGGCAGCAGCTTCGCGCATATGGCGGGCTTGTTTACAGGGTTTGTTGAAGTCCATGTGCCAGAGGACCAACATGATAAACTTGTTAAAGCCCTAAACGCGCTACCTGACCTGACGGTGCAATCGGTTTCTGCCACTACCCAAAGTTCTCCGTTTAGTGACACCCTTATCGTCGAAGTGATGGGCAATGATAAACCTGGTATTGTTCAGGAACTTACCAGCATTCTGAACCAGTTCAACCTGAATATCGTTTCTTTTGATTCCCATTGTGAAAGTGCGCCAAACTGGGGCAGCTTGATGTTCAAAGCCAAAACTGTCATTGCGGTTCCCGATTCCTTTGATAATTCAGCATTAAAAACATCGCTGGAAGGCATTGCCAACGATTTGGTTGTCGATATCACTCCACGGCTTTAA